Proteins from one Arthrobacter sp. DNA4 genomic window:
- a CDS encoding methylenetetrahydrofolate reductase, producing the protein MTIQSLMATAAASIPAEGQGGKSGAVLPVRMQVIPSEGIAARIQAAVPAGTQLTVTCLPGRGVGPTIRTAIELAYLGFEVVPHLAARSIESREQLAGVLRNCHDAGISEVFAVGGHAGEPAGPYDSSLPLLEDIAEVSGGRIRAGVAGYPEGHPDHSELHMLDALLEKQHLASSVVTQLCFSAPRIQWYAQTLRREGVRLPVWAGVPGAVPRAELISLATRIGVGPSLKLLSRRGPLGRRLLRGGHYSPESIVAELQRGGAVEGIHLYTFNNLAGPAS; encoded by the coding sequence ATGACGATTCAATCCCTCATGGCAACAGCCGCAGCATCGATTCCCGCGGAAGGACAGGGCGGCAAGTCCGGTGCGGTACTGCCTGTCCGGATGCAGGTCATTCCCTCGGAGGGTATTGCCGCCCGCATCCAGGCCGCCGTACCCGCGGGGACACAGCTGACGGTGACGTGCCTGCCCGGCCGGGGTGTGGGACCCACCATCCGGACGGCCATCGAGCTTGCCTACCTTGGCTTCGAGGTTGTCCCGCACCTGGCCGCACGAAGCATCGAAAGCCGTGAGCAACTGGCCGGCGTGCTCCGGAACTGCCACGACGCCGGCATCAGCGAAGTGTTCGCCGTCGGCGGTCACGCGGGGGAGCCGGCCGGTCCCTATGACAGCAGCCTTCCATTGCTGGAGGATATCGCGGAGGTTTCCGGCGGACGGATCCGGGCCGGGGTGGCGGGCTACCCTGAGGGACACCCGGACCACAGTGAACTGCACATGCTCGATGCCCTGCTGGAAAAGCAGCATCTGGCGTCGTCAGTGGTGACGCAACTGTGCTTTTCGGCCCCCCGGATCCAGTGGTACGCCCAAACCCTGCGCCGGGAAGGGGTGCGCCTGCCTGTCTGGGCTGGGGTGCCCGGCGCTGTTCCGCGGGCCGAGTTGATTTCCCTTGCGACCAGGATCGGGGTGGGCCCATCCCTCAAACTGCTGAGCCGAAGGGGCCCGCTTGGCCGCCGCCTGCTCCGGGGCGGCCACTACTCGCCCGAGTCCATCGTGGCGGAACTGCAGCGCGGCGGGGCAGTGGAAGGTATCCACCTTTACACGTTCAACAACCTGGCCGGTCCCGCCAGCTAG
- a CDS encoding LamB/YcsF family protein, whose translation MDLNADVGQSFGSWTAGGDPAMFQLATSVNVACGLHAGDPVTMLDSCRAAYELDVTVGAHLGYRDMAGFGRRSLDMSFDELFGDVLYQLGALDGVAHAVGASVDFVKPHGALYDTLIHDAEQAAALVAAVNAYDPGLPILGFPGSELLKQAKEAGHPVFTEAFADRAYYADGTLVPLSREDATLHDVDTIVERAVRLATKGEVVAIDGSIVTVQPDSLRLQGGSPRAVETAANIRAGLEAAGVELEAFA comes from the coding sequence TTGGATCTCAACGCTGATGTAGGCCAATCATTCGGCTCCTGGACCGCGGGAGGCGATCCGGCGATGTTTCAGCTGGCCACCAGCGTCAACGTAGCGTGCGGCCTCCACGCAGGCGATCCCGTCACCATGCTGGACAGCTGCCGGGCGGCTTACGAACTTGACGTCACCGTGGGTGCGCACCTTGGCTACCGCGATATGGCCGGTTTTGGCCGTCGCTCGCTGGACATGAGTTTTGATGAGCTATTCGGCGACGTGCTGTACCAGCTGGGCGCGCTCGACGGCGTCGCACATGCCGTGGGTGCCTCGGTGGACTTCGTGAAGCCACACGGTGCGCTGTATGACACGCTGATCCATGATGCCGAGCAGGCCGCCGCCCTGGTTGCGGCCGTGAACGCCTACGATCCCGGACTTCCCATCCTGGGCTTCCCGGGCTCGGAGCTGCTGAAGCAGGCCAAGGAAGCCGGCCACCCCGTATTCACCGAGGCCTTCGCCGACCGCGCCTACTACGCCGACGGCACCCTTGTGCCGCTTTCCAGGGAAGACGCCACGCTGCACGACGTCGACACTATCGTTGAGCGGGCCGTTCGCCTGGCCACGAAAGGCGAAGTGGTGGCCATCGACGGGTCCATCGTCACCGTCCAGCCGGACTCCCTGCGACTGCAGGGCGGCAGCCCCCGCGCCGTGGAGACGGCGGCAAACATTCGGGCAGGTCTTGAAGCCGCAGGCGTGGAGCTGGAGGCCTTCGCATAG
- a CDS encoding DUF445 domain-containing protein, whose protein sequence is MQVNSEATTGPTTQEAPAEAARGVPPGSKVGAAVVSRQLGAGDAEKAAALRKMKLLALSLLIAMAVIFVFAFALQKDYPWLQYVRAAAEGGMVGALADWFAVTALFKYPMGIKIPHTAIIPRRKDQIGASLGEFVETNFLSEQVVQDKLASVNIARRAGEWLATPGGADRVAREGAAVIRGAFKVLNDDDVQAVIEGMVRKHLLAPPWGPPVGRLAERVFHDGHHHTLVDLLVDRAADWVDDNHETVTRLVSDRSPTWVPQFVDGLVGDKVYLEILKFVRAVQADPRHQVRQSIDKYLNDLAQDLQHDPAMIARAEDIKAQVLGDPEVRELASRTWGTVKNALLGAVDDPDSELTIKFKAAVRDFGSRLVQDPELVSKVNAWIGDAAGYLVRTYRSDIAGVITDTVARWDAEETSQKIELQVGKDLQFIRINGTVVGSLAGLAIFTVAQLIFG, encoded by the coding sequence ATGCAGGTGAACTCTGAGGCAACTACTGGGCCAACCACGCAGGAAGCGCCCGCGGAGGCAGCGCGGGGGGTGCCGCCGGGCAGCAAGGTGGGTGCCGCCGTCGTAAGCCGCCAGCTTGGTGCCGGCGACGCCGAAAAGGCGGCAGCGCTGCGGAAAATGAAGCTGCTGGCGCTGAGCCTGCTGATCGCCATGGCCGTAATCTTTGTCTTCGCGTTCGCGCTGCAGAAGGACTATCCCTGGCTGCAGTACGTGCGTGCGGCCGCCGAGGGTGGCATGGTGGGCGCGCTGGCCGACTGGTTCGCCGTGACGGCGCTGTTCAAGTACCCCATGGGCATCAAGATCCCGCACACAGCGATCATTCCGCGCCGCAAGGACCAGATTGGCGCCTCCCTCGGTGAGTTCGTGGAGACCAATTTCCTCTCCGAACAGGTGGTCCAGGACAAGCTGGCCAGCGTCAATATCGCCCGCCGCGCCGGCGAATGGCTGGCAACCCCCGGTGGCGCCGACCGTGTGGCCAGGGAAGGGGCTGCGGTGATCCGCGGCGCTTTCAAGGTTTTGAATGACGACGACGTCCAGGCCGTCATCGAGGGCATGGTTCGCAAGCACCTGCTTGCTCCGCCGTGGGGGCCTCCGGTGGGCAGGCTGGCGGAGCGGGTTTTCCACGACGGGCACCACCACACGCTGGTGGACCTGTTGGTGGACCGTGCCGCGGACTGGGTGGATGACAACCACGAGACCGTGACCCGCCTGGTGTCCGACCGCTCCCCCACCTGGGTTCCGCAGTTCGTGGACGGCCTGGTGGGCGACAAGGTCTACCTCGAAATCCTCAAGTTCGTGCGCGCGGTCCAGGCCGACCCCCGCCATCAGGTGCGGCAGTCAATCGACAAGTACCTGAACGACCTTGCGCAGGACCTGCAGCATGATCCGGCGATGATTGCCCGCGCAGAGGACATCAAGGCGCAGGTGCTGGGTGACCCCGAAGTCCGCGAGCTCGCGTCCCGGACCTGGGGCACGGTCAAGAACGCGCTGCTGGGTGCCGTGGACGATCCGGACAGTGAGCTCACCATCAAGTTCAAGGCAGCGGTGCGCGATTTTGGCTCGCGCCTGGTGCAGGATCCGGAACTGGTAAGCAAGGTCAACGCCTGGATCGGCGACGCCGCGGGGTACCTGGTCCGGACCTACCGTTCGGACATCGCCGGAGTCATCACGGACACCGTGGCGCGCTGGGATGCCGAGGAAACCTCGCAGAAGATTGAGCTCCAGGTAGGCAAGGACCTGCAGTTCATCCGCATCAACGGAACTGTGGTGGGGTCCCTCGCCGGGCTGGCGATTTTTACGGTAGCGCAGCTGATTTTTGGGTAA
- a CDS encoding glycerophosphodiester phosphodiesterase family protein, with translation MTIDESVPQRPLVFAHRGSSGTYAEHTRAAYLQALADGADGVECDVHLTRDQHVVLLHDANLDRTSDGTGPVAERTLEELRQLDFSSWKGVRIPETYGARSEQLLTLPELLDVLRGAGRPVKLAIELKHPSPYQLKLEDRVLEVLRSEGWDPQSSTVDNIAVTFMSFSPDSVRHLLLTIPPQYICQLVDDLTIHEIRGGLGVGPITGGAIANLMKATQLEGERILDDREVGMAGPGIDYVRERPGTVRRWLDSGRRFRVWTVDSPEDVAFCQELGIQEITTNVPARVLEQLHVATPQGK, from the coding sequence ATGACAATTGACGAGTCAGTGCCGCAGCGGCCGCTGGTCTTTGCCCACCGCGGTTCCAGCGGCACGTATGCCGAACACACCCGCGCCGCTTACCTGCAGGCTCTGGCTGACGGGGCGGATGGGGTGGAGTGCGATGTCCACCTGACCCGGGACCAGCACGTGGTCCTGCTCCACGACGCCAACCTGGACCGCACGTCGGACGGAACGGGCCCGGTGGCTGAGCGGACGCTGGAGGAGTTGCGCCAGCTGGACTTCTCGTCCTGGAAAGGCGTCCGCATTCCCGAAACCTACGGGGCGCGCTCCGAGCAGCTCCTTACCCTTCCGGAATTGCTGGACGTCCTGCGCGGGGCGGGCCGTCCGGTGAAACTCGCCATCGAGCTCAAGCATCCCAGCCCCTACCAGCTGAAGCTGGAGGACCGGGTCCTGGAAGTACTCCGCAGCGAGGGCTGGGACCCGCAAAGCTCCACCGTGGACAACATCGCCGTGACGTTCATGAGTTTCAGTCCCGATTCGGTCCGGCACTTGCTCCTGACCATCCCGCCGCAGTACATCTGCCAGCTCGTGGACGACCTCACCATCCACGAGATCCGTGGCGGGCTGGGGGTAGGGCCAATCACCGGCGGCGCCATTGCCAACCTGATGAAGGCCACCCAGCTGGAGGGCGAACGGATCCTGGATGACCGGGAGGTGGGGATGGCCGGGCCGGGCATCGATTACGTCCGTGAGCGCCCCGGCACCGTCCGGCGCTGGCTGGACTCCGGCCGCCGCTTCAGGGTGTGGACCGTGGACTCGCCGGAGGACGTGGCCTTCTGCCAGGAGCTGGGCATCCAGGAGATCACCACCAACGTGCCGGCCCGCGTCCTTGAACAGCTGCACGTGGCCACGCCGCAGGGCAAGTAG